The Miltoncostaea oceani genome includes a region encoding these proteins:
- a CDS encoding MMPL family transporter, translating into MSRLAALLARRPWRVVGLAVAFLAIAVVVGGPLTGNLTSAGFEDPDAEFVAARDSLRDASGVNPNPGIIALVEPGTDVRTGAGRAAVERAAATVAGDRDVAQVVTAFNGGGDSLISTDGTKSYVAAFLGPVGDDAAEDAAVRIRTALEGQPDVTLGGAVVVGEEVGTIIGEDLAKAEMIAFPLIFLLSLWVFRGVVAALLPSVMGGVVIFGSFLAIGLFNEAMTLSVYALNLAIGLSLGLAIDYSLLIISRYREEMATRGPGLEAMTRTMRTAGKSVLFSAVTVAAALAGLMIFPQRFLFSMGVAGVMVAAVAAVVALVVLPAVIMLLGTRINALAPKAWRRRSEEADQVLTSGFWYRLSRAVMRRPGPVAAVTSIALIVVALPAFGINFTSVDASVLPTSASARQVSDTIADEFPEDRSQPNFLAISAPDTPEAAAALGAYADDLRRLPGVVAVTQPAVVGDGVWRVDVFAAEGGLSELAQGLVTDIRDTPAPFPTDVGGLAASFVDQKDSLAAHLPWAILIIAITTIVALFVMTGSVILPVKAVIMNLLTLGATLGILVWIFQDGRLEGLLNYDSVGALDLTQPILLGALAFGLSTDYAVFLLSRIKEAHDAGADTKDAVALGLQRTGRIVTAAALLFAIAIGAFATSQITLIKELGVGTALAVLIDATIIRALLVPSLMAMFGRWNWWAPAPLRRLHRRIGFSESADGPGDEVQPARA; encoded by the coding sequence ATGTCACGTCTCGCCGCACTGCTCGCCCGCCGTCCGTGGCGGGTCGTCGGGCTCGCCGTCGCGTTCCTCGCGATCGCGGTGGTCGTCGGTGGACCCCTCACCGGCAACCTCACGAGCGCCGGGTTCGAGGACCCCGACGCCGAGTTCGTCGCCGCACGCGACAGCCTCCGCGACGCCTCCGGCGTCAACCCGAACCCCGGGATCATCGCGCTCGTCGAACCCGGGACCGACGTGCGGACCGGCGCCGGCCGCGCCGCGGTCGAACGGGCCGCGGCGACCGTCGCCGGCGACCGCGACGTCGCGCAGGTCGTCACCGCGTTCAACGGCGGCGGCGACTCCCTCATCTCCACCGACGGCACCAAGTCGTACGTCGCGGCCTTCCTCGGGCCGGTCGGCGACGACGCGGCCGAGGACGCCGCCGTCCGCATCCGGACCGCCCTGGAGGGGCAGCCGGACGTCACCCTCGGCGGCGCCGTCGTCGTCGGCGAGGAGGTCGGCACCATCATCGGGGAGGACCTCGCGAAGGCCGAGATGATCGCCTTCCCGCTGATCTTCCTGCTGTCGCTCTGGGTCTTCCGCGGGGTGGTCGCCGCCCTGCTGCCGTCGGTGATGGGCGGCGTCGTGATCTTCGGCTCGTTCCTCGCGATCGGGCTCTTCAACGAGGCCATGACCCTCTCGGTCTACGCCCTCAACCTCGCGATCGGCCTGAGCCTCGGCCTCGCGATCGACTACAGCCTCCTCATCATCTCCCGCTACCGGGAGGAGATGGCGACGCGCGGACCCGGCCTGGAGGCGATGACCCGGACGATGCGCACCGCCGGCAAGAGCGTCCTGTTCAGCGCCGTCACCGTCGCCGCCGCCCTCGCCGGGCTGATGATCTTCCCGCAGCGCTTCCTGTTCTCGATGGGCGTCGCCGGCGTCATGGTCGCCGCCGTCGCGGCGGTCGTCGCCCTCGTCGTCCTCCCGGCCGTGATCATGCTGCTCGGCACCCGCATCAACGCCCTCGCCCCGAAGGCCTGGCGCCGCCGCAGCGAGGAGGCCGACCAGGTCCTCACCTCCGGCTTCTGGTACCGCCTGTCGCGGGCCGTCATGCGCCGGCCCGGCCCCGTCGCCGCGGTCACCTCGATCGCCCTGATCGTCGTCGCGCTCCCGGCCTTCGGCATCAACTTCACCTCGGTCGACGCGAGCGTCCTGCCCACCAGCGCCAGCGCCCGCCAGGTCTCCGACACGATCGCCGACGAGTTCCCCGAGGACCGCTCCCAGCCGAACTTCCTGGCGATCTCCGCCCCCGACACCCCCGAGGCCGCGGCGGCCCTCGGCGCCTACGCCGACGACCTGCGGCGGCTGCCCGGCGTCGTCGCGGTCACCCAGCCCGCCGTCGTCGGCGACGGGGTCTGGCGGGTGGACGTGTTCGCCGCCGAGGGCGGGCTCTCCGAGCTCGCACAGGGGCTCGTCACGGACATCCGCGACACGCCCGCGCCGTTCCCGACCGACGTCGGCGGCCTCGCGGCGAGCTTCGTGGACCAGAAGGACAGCCTCGCGGCGCACCTGCCCTGGGCGATCCTGATCATCGCGATCACGACGATCGTCGCCCTGTTCGTCATGACCGGGTCGGTGATCCTGCCGGTGAAGGCCGTGATCATGAACCTGCTCACGCTCGGCGCCACCCTCGGGATCCTCGTCTGGATCTTCCAGGACGGCCGCCTGGAGGGGCTGCTCAACTACGACAGCGTCGGGGCGCTGGACCTGACCCAGCCGATCCTCCTCGGCGCGCTGGCGTTCGGCCTGTCCACCGACTACGCGGTCTTCCTGCTCTCCCGCATCAAGGAGGCCCACGACGCCGGGGCGGACACCAAGGACGCCGTCGCCCTCGGCCTGCAGCGCACCGGACGGATCGTCACGGCCGCCGCCCTGCTGTTCGCCATCGCCATCGGCGCGTTCGCGACCTCCCAGATCACCCTGATCAAGGAGCTCGGCGTCGGCACCGCCCTCGCGGTCCTCATCGACGCGACGATCATCCGGGCGCTGCTCGTCCCCTCGCTGATGGCCATGTTCGGCCGCTGGAACTGGTGGGCCCCGGCCCCCCTGCGCCGCCTGCACCGGCGGATCGGCTTCAGCGAGTCGGCCGACGGCCCCGGCGACGAGGTGCAGCCCGCCCGGGCCTGA